A single Paenibacillus sp. FSL R5-0517 DNA region contains:
- a CDS encoding sensory rhodopsin transducer translates to MTLEPTKQGASAHKNDPTATGHTYWVIPDGYIPPESSGTLESHESICVLNTGAADAELNITIYFEDREPLEDIVAEVPARRTKHIRTASLQSGEQSIPSGVPYAITVSSSMPVIIQYSRLDTTQPELALMSVMAYPLG, encoded by the coding sequence ATGACATTGGAGCCGACCAAACAAGGTGCATCAGCCCATAAGAACGATCCGACAGCCACAGGTCATACCTACTGGGTTATCCCTGATGGCTACATCCCGCCGGAGAGCAGCGGCACACTGGAAAGTCACGAGAGCATCTGTGTATTAAACACAGGTGCCGCCGATGCGGAACTGAACATCACAATCTATTTTGAAGACAGAGAACCACTCGAAGATATTGTGGCAGAGGTGCCAGCGAGAAGAACAAAACATATTCGTACCGCATCGCTGCAATCGGGAGAGCAATCTATCCCGTCAGGCGTACCTTATGCAATTACGGTTTCCAGCAGTATGCCTGTCATTATCCAGTACAGCCGTTTGGACACGACCCAGCCAGAATTGGCTCTGATGAGTGTCATGGCATATCCATTAGGATAG
- a CDS encoding Ger(x)C family spore germination protein — MIRWTSMTGLLVGCLILLTGCWDSKEVQSINFITAIGINYVDNQYIAYAQLIDFSSIAKQETPTSRETRDMWIGRGKGTTLSMAINDLYETSQQQTLWTHVKAIVLSKNALDGKLEDIFNTLLHSGQLRYTPWIYATEQDIPEVLSPSALLNQSAQTIEIFEPMRLYKQHSGYEPIRLHQLLDGLREPASVILLPSVSTRNETWFNGDKNPPLVRMDGFYVISQGKSQGRVAGADADGTRYVKYKRVHQYPLYVYGNGGKTPDLTLMLRNPKTRITARKQGDGVTFDMVTSVKSSITEDHGAPRTPHAMEQEAEKQIESEIRDTFEKNKSRKIDSYGLAEHLYRNNLPLWQEFTQRADPLERFKLGKVEVHVDILNASTYKYSD, encoded by the coding sequence ATGATCCGATGGACGTCCATGACTGGCCTACTTGTGGGGTGCTTGATCCTGCTAACCGGATGCTGGGATTCCAAGGAAGTGCAAAGTATTAACTTCATCACAGCGATAGGAATAAACTATGTGGACAACCAATATATTGCGTATGCTCAATTGATAGACTTCTCGAGCATTGCAAAACAGGAAACACCAACTTCCCGGGAAACAAGGGACATGTGGATAGGACGAGGCAAAGGTACAACTCTGAGCATGGCTATTAATGACTTGTATGAAACATCACAGCAGCAAACGCTCTGGACTCATGTTAAGGCCATTGTTTTATCAAAAAATGCTTTGGACGGAAAGTTGGAGGATATATTTAATACGTTGCTGCATTCAGGTCAACTGAGATATACACCTTGGATTTATGCGACTGAGCAGGACATTCCGGAAGTACTATCCCCTTCTGCGCTGCTGAACCAATCCGCCCAGACCATTGAGATATTCGAACCCATGAGGCTATACAAACAGCATTCCGGCTACGAACCTATTCGGCTACATCAGCTTCTCGATGGATTACGGGAACCAGCTTCCGTCATTCTCTTACCTTCGGTCTCCACAAGGAATGAAACGTGGTTCAATGGCGATAAAAACCCACCTCTGGTTAGAATGGATGGATTTTATGTCATTTCCCAAGGCAAAAGTCAAGGTAGAGTTGCAGGAGCAGATGCAGACGGTACACGATATGTGAAATATAAGCGTGTTCATCAATATCCTTTGTACGTGTATGGGAATGGCGGAAAGACTCCTGATTTAACCCTGATGCTTCGTAATCCCAAGACCAGAATCACGGCCAGGAAACAAGGAGACGGCGTCACATTCGACATGGTTACCTCGGTCAAAAGTTCCATCACCGAAGACCATGGAGCCCCGCGCACGCCTCATGCCATGGAACAAGAAGCGGAAAAACAGATCGAATCTGAGATTCGAGATACGTTCGAAAAAAACAAGTCACGCAAGATTGATTCATATGGTCTTGCGGAACATCTCTATCGCAACAATTTACCCTTATGGCAGGAATTCACCCAACGCGCTGACCCCCTCGAACGTTTCAAGCTTGGCAAAGTGGAGGTCCATGTGGATATTCTGAATGCGAGCACGTATAAATACAGTGATTAA
- a CDS encoding spore germination protein has translation MEHQKIDTTSHETLLASLKEQFNPCADVVIQTFPVKDESDQPVILLYCEGLVDGKQINQFIIPRLERHALIIEESHPKELGLTLNPIEDITNFKKLNLLIFSGQLLIIFDNGVQACSLDIADIPGRSPEESAIETSVKGPRDGFTEELTTNIALIRKRMKTSSMCYEKYVKGGRTQTAIGLLYVKDIINPDILKEARHNLDQIEIDGIIGSSIMERAVMGGVRSIFPLTDNTERPDFVVDSLLNGRFAVLIEGSPVAVIAPTTLFNQLKSPEDRSTPFFIVTFERILRISGLLIACFFPAFYIGLTSFNVEQIPLPLLATIAGTRMGLPMPVTLEAFLMIFMFELFNEAGRRLPRALGQTVSVVGGLIIGDAAIRAGITSPTIIVTVAISVISSYILVNTVLSGATAQVRIGMLLISSILGLFGFMIGLFALLVHLVSLECYGVSYLTPVSPYIPGDFTQAVSMPPSMNKNKRPEALHTQDSTRRRKRP, from the coding sequence ATGGAGCATCAAAAGATTGACACCACGTCCCATGAAACACTGCTTGCCTCTTTGAAAGAGCAGTTCAATCCATGCGCAGATGTTGTTATTCAGACCTTTCCTGTCAAAGATGAATCCGATCAGCCGGTCATCTTGCTGTATTGCGAAGGGCTTGTCGACGGTAAACAAATCAACCAATTTATTATCCCACGTTTAGAGCGGCACGCCCTAATCATTGAGGAATCACATCCCAAAGAGTTGGGATTAACCTTAAATCCGATTGAGGATATCACCAATTTCAAGAAACTTAATCTGTTGATTTTTAGTGGACAGCTACTGATCATCTTCGATAACGGTGTTCAAGCCTGCAGTCTGGATATTGCTGATATTCCAGGACGCAGTCCAGAAGAATCAGCTATTGAGACCTCAGTTAAAGGCCCTCGCGATGGATTCACCGAAGAACTCACGACCAACATCGCCCTTATTCGCAAACGAATGAAAACATCTTCGATGTGTTACGAGAAATATGTCAAAGGCGGTCGTACTCAAACTGCCATTGGACTACTGTATGTAAAAGATATTATTAATCCAGACATTCTAAAAGAAGCACGACACAATCTGGATCAAATTGAGATTGACGGCATTATAGGTAGCTCCATCATGGAGCGAGCTGTCATGGGAGGGGTTCGGAGCATCTTTCCGCTCACGGATAACACTGAACGTCCTGATTTTGTTGTCGATTCCCTGTTAAATGGACGTTTTGCCGTTCTCATTGAAGGTTCTCCAGTAGCAGTCATCGCGCCAACTACACTTTTCAATCAATTGAAATCTCCTGAAGATAGGAGTACACCCTTTTTCATCGTTACCTTCGAACGAATCTTGCGCATCTCCGGACTGCTGATTGCCTGTTTCTTCCCAGCCTTCTATATTGGGCTGACCAGTTTCAATGTGGAACAGATACCGCTACCGCTCTTGGCTACAATTGCTGGTACTCGAATGGGCCTGCCCATGCCCGTGACACTGGAAGCATTTCTAATGATTTTTATGTTTGAGCTATTCAACGAAGCTGGTCGCAGGTTACCACGTGCATTGGGCCAGACCGTCAGCGTGGTCGGCGGGCTTATCATTGGGGATGCCGCTATTCGCGCAGGGATTACGTCTCCTACCATCATAGTCACGGTAGCCATTTCAGTTATCTCCAGCTATATTCTCGTGAACACCGTGCTGAGCGGAGCTACCGCCCAGGTTCGGATCGGGATGCTTCTCATCTCTTCCATTCTTGGATTATTCGGATTCATGATTGGACTATTCGCCCTGTTGGTTCACCTTGTATCCTTAGAATGTTATGGAGTGTCTTATCTGACGCCCGTCTCTCCTTACATTCCAGGAGATTTCACGCAGGCCGTATCCATGCCACCGTCCATGAATAAAAATAAGCGTCCGGAAGCACTTCACACCCAAGATTCAACTCGTCGGAGAAAACGCCCATGA
- a CDS encoding endospore germination permease, with protein MKRTQPSFLQAMMLIMLSVGLISHVLIIPALLAAAKRDSWISVLLSAGPFLIFALMLAYVSRFLQHQTLHDWLTSRLGKPIGMLFRVGNSLFFLSVIYFTLHDTTAWAKTNYLTETPVLVTSIALMSLCAYAAYKGIRSLAFTAGLVLPLVVLLGFYVAIVNTQYKDYSRLLPVLEHGWHPILNGMVYSLAGMFELLFIWYIQPHLTKRIRVWQYLMLALILVGLTVGPLIGAIVEFDPFEAAKMRYPAFEEWRIASLGKYIAQTDFFSIYQWLAGAFTRISLAMYIVVEIWNIKSSTKRLISCISLGVFFILTMLYPLDDMTFEKLLVEYIFPFNLVYLSGLAIIATTVAFIHSRHQRRKHHGASKD; from the coding sequence ATGAAACGAACACAGCCTTCTTTTTTACAAGCCATGATGTTGATCATGTTATCCGTTGGCTTGATCAGCCATGTTCTGATTATTCCTGCCCTTTTGGCTGCGGCCAAAAGGGATTCTTGGATTTCCGTCCTGCTATCTGCCGGACCATTTCTGATATTCGCGCTAATGCTTGCTTATGTCTCTCGTTTCCTTCAGCATCAAACGCTGCATGATTGGTTAACTTCCCGTCTCGGAAAGCCCATTGGCATGTTATTTCGAGTTGGTAACAGCCTCTTTTTTCTCAGTGTCATCTACTTCACCCTGCACGATACCACGGCTTGGGCTAAAACGAACTATCTGACCGAAACTCCCGTATTGGTAACCAGTATTGCCCTGATGTCTCTCTGTGCCTACGCTGCGTATAAAGGTATTCGCTCGCTGGCCTTTACCGCAGGGTTAGTCCTGCCACTAGTTGTCTTGTTAGGTTTCTATGTTGCTATCGTAAATACCCAATACAAGGACTACAGTCGTCTGTTGCCTGTTCTTGAACATGGATGGCATCCCATTCTTAATGGCATGGTCTACAGTCTTGCAGGCATGTTTGAACTGCTGTTCATCTGGTACATCCAGCCTCATCTCACCAAACGTATACGTGTATGGCAGTATTTGATGCTCGCACTCATTCTTGTAGGACTAACTGTCGGCCCACTCATTGGGGCGATTGTGGAATTCGATCCTTTTGAGGCTGCCAAAATGAGATATCCCGCCTTTGAAGAATGGCGAATTGCCTCTTTGGGCAAATACATTGCCCAGACCGACTTCTTTTCCATCTACCAATGGCTGGCAGGTGCATTCACCCGAATTAGTCTTGCCATGTATATTGTAGTAGAAATATGGAATATTAAGAGCTCTACCAAAAGGCTTATCAGTTGTATCTCGTTGGGTGTCTTCTTTATCCTGACCATGTTGTATCCTCTGGATGATATGACCTTCGAAAAGCTTCTGGTCGAATACATATTCCCGTTCAATCTCGTATATCTGAGCGGACTTGCGATTATAGCAACGACGGTTGCCTTTATCCATTCACGCCATCAGAGGAGGAAACATCATGGAGCATCAAAAGATTGA
- a CDS encoding DMT family transporter has protein sequence MNTAHTRGYAYIAAVLYAAIIGLSFLFVKMTVTVAHPIDVLAHRFALSLIVVSIPVVLGWIKIRLNLHDLWRIIPLGLLSPVLFFAFQAFGLVSSNSSEAGIIQAMAPVFTLILASVFLKERTSTLQKLFLLLSVAGVVFIFMMQGNGMSLGNLKGIALLLLSTVCFAGYGVLARPLTQKYKPMELTWVTLMVGCVVFNAGSLVRHASSGSMMDYIKPLGDASYLGALAYLAILSTMISTLLASYALTHLEASQMSVFSNLSTLISIVGGAWILHEPVGSHHYIGALLIIAGVLGTNMSGRKHRLVSGTGQGQN, from the coding sequence ATGAACACAGCACATACTCGGGGATACGCATATATCGCAGCTGTATTGTACGCGGCTATTATCGGTCTATCTTTTCTATTTGTTAAAATGACGGTCACTGTTGCACATCCCATTGATGTGCTTGCCCACCGATTTGCGCTGTCGCTAATCGTTGTTAGCATTCCTGTCGTTTTGGGTTGGATCAAAATCCGACTGAACCTTCATGATCTGTGGCGAATTATTCCACTTGGGCTGTTATCTCCCGTCCTATTTTTTGCCTTTCAAGCCTTTGGACTCGTCTCGTCCAACTCATCGGAAGCGGGTATTATTCAGGCTATGGCCCCTGTTTTCACTCTCATTCTCGCTTCTGTCTTCTTGAAAGAACGAACATCCACCCTGCAGAAGCTATTCCTGCTGCTGTCTGTCGCTGGAGTTGTTTTTATTTTCATGATGCAAGGTAATGGCATGTCTTTGGGTAACCTGAAGGGCATTGCATTATTGCTGTTATCCACGGTGTGTTTTGCAGGTTATGGCGTACTTGCGAGACCATTAACCCAGAAGTACAAACCCATGGAATTAACATGGGTCACGCTGATGGTTGGCTGTGTTGTATTTAACGCAGGCTCCCTGGTCCGACATGCTTCAAGCGGTTCCATGATGGACTACATCAAACCACTGGGAGATGCCTCCTATCTGGGTGCCCTTGCTTATCTGGCCATTCTTTCCACCATGATCTCCACCCTGCTTGCGAGTTATGCCCTGACGCACCTGGAGGCGTCCCAGATGAGTGTGTTCAGCAACCTGTCCACACTCATCTCCATCGTAGGAGGTGCATGGATATTGCACGAACCTGTTGGTAGTCATCACTATATTGGTGCATTGTTGATTATCGCAGGTGTGCTTGGCACCAATATGAGCGGTCGCAAACATAGGCTGGTCAGTGGGACCGGCCAAGGCCAAAACTGA
- a CDS encoding PLP-dependent aminotransferase family protein, which yields MRKYEVIAEAIKQWIQEQMQQQDRRQWADKGIRLPAVRVIAEQYQCSVSTAIRAYEWLEQRHLVYAIPQSGYYAVQNGTGAQDMDWQGALDFASAAPDPRVFPYADFRHCVDQAMEKKQAELFMYGTDQGLPSLILLLQKQFADYQVFARTEQFFITSGVQQALAVLALMPFPNGKRTVMLELPTYHNMPSLLSGLNVPIAGVRRTQDGLDWASLERQFAEEEIKFFYVMPRFHNPIGTSLTIAEKKRLIRLAQRYDVYLVEDDYLSDLDDNTKQDPLWSYDTEGRVIYLKSYSKILFPGLRIGVAVLPLPLIQSFGAYKKMLDIDTSVLSQAALEIYVHSGMFAHHRKVIRNRYAARMHTVQEQLDAYPDFAPFMDAPRTGGEHTVLPLAGDMPLRVLLSRLQKRGVIVDTTERYYPEGTYQVHQDQMLRLNISNVPKQRIEEGMQVIREEILKLQISQR from the coding sequence GTGAGAAAATATGAAGTGATTGCCGAAGCTATAAAGCAATGGATTCAGGAACAGATGCAGCAGCAGGATCGTCGCCAGTGGGCAGATAAGGGCATCCGACTGCCAGCCGTGCGAGTTATAGCTGAACAGTATCAATGCAGTGTAAGCACAGCAATTCGTGCATATGAATGGTTGGAACAGCGGCATTTGGTGTACGCCATCCCTCAATCCGGTTATTATGCCGTACAGAACGGGACAGGTGCTCAGGACATGGACTGGCAGGGAGCGTTGGACTTCGCTTCGGCTGCTCCGGATCCGCGGGTGTTCCCTTATGCGGACTTTCGTCATTGCGTGGATCAGGCGATGGAGAAGAAACAGGCAGAGTTGTTTATGTATGGAACAGATCAGGGATTGCCTTCGCTAATTCTGCTGTTGCAGAAGCAGTTTGCGGATTATCAGGTTTTTGCAAGAACGGAGCAGTTTTTTATCACATCAGGTGTGCAACAGGCGCTGGCTGTACTTGCGTTGATGCCTTTTCCCAATGGAAAAAGAACAGTAATGCTTGAACTACCGACCTATCACAATATGCCTTCTCTACTGAGTGGATTAAATGTACCTATTGCTGGTGTGAGACGTACCCAAGATGGGCTGGACTGGGCATCGCTTGAACGTCAGTTCGCAGAGGAAGAGATCAAGTTTTTCTATGTCATGCCACGCTTTCACAATCCGATTGGTACATCGTTAACGATTGCGGAGAAGAAGAGACTGATCCGGCTTGCTCAGCGGTACGATGTGTATCTGGTGGAGGATGATTATCTGTCTGATCTGGATGACAATACGAAACAGGACCCGCTATGGTCCTATGATACGGAAGGCCGGGTCATCTATCTGAAGAGTTACTCCAAAATTTTGTTTCCAGGCTTGCGTATTGGTGTAGCCGTTCTGCCCTTACCACTCATTCAATCTTTTGGTGCTTACAAAAAAATGCTTGATATCGACACTTCAGTCCTGTCTCAAGCTGCTCTGGAGATCTATGTCCATAGCGGCATGTTTGCTCATCACAGGAAAGTGATTCGCAACCGCTATGCTGCTCGGATGCACACGGTGCAGGAGCAGCTGGACGCTTATCCAGACTTTGCTCCGTTTATGGACGCTCCTCGAACAGGAGGAGAGCATACGGTGTTACCTTTGGCGGGTGATATGCCGCTTCGTGTTCTGCTATCCCGGCTTCAAAAGCGCGGAGTCATCGTTGATACGACTGAACGGTATTATCCAGAGGGAACCTATCAGGTACATCAGGATCAGATGTTGCGATTGAACATCTCCAATGTGCCGAAGCAGCGAATCGAGGAAGGGATGCAGGTGATCCGAGAGGAAATTTTGAAGCTGCAGATCAGTCAGAGATAA
- a CDS encoding glutamate-1-semialdehyde 2,1-aminomutase, with translation MKPSRSRSELLYAEALEHIVGGVNSPSRSFKAVGGGAPVFMKKAQGAHFWDVDDNRYIDYLAAYGPIVTGHAHPHITQAITEAAANGVLYGTPTELEIKLAKMLKEAIPSMDKVRFVNSGTEAVMTTIRVARAYTKRNKIVKFAGCYHGHSDLVLVAAGSGPSTLGIPDSAGIPTSIAQEVITVPYNDLDSLKAALEHWGDDVAAVMVEPIVGNFGMVMPEPGFLEGLCAMTRANGSLVIYDEVITAFRFHYGSTQTYAGLDNHAEIEPDLTALGKIIGGGLPIGAYGGRKHVMEQVAPLGPAYQAGTMAGNPASISAGIACLEVLQGAGVYEEMERLAIDLTAGLQASADRHGIALTINRIRGAFSTHFCDHPVTNYDHAQDTDGERFASFFRHMLDRGINLAPSKYEAWFLTTAHTDEDVQATLEAAEASFKAMAQE, from the coding sequence ATGAAACCATCACGTTCCCGATCCGAACTTCTATACGCAGAAGCACTTGAACATATTGTAGGAGGTGTGAACAGCCCTTCACGCTCGTTTAAAGCCGTTGGCGGCGGTGCACCTGTATTTATGAAAAAAGCCCAGGGCGCCCACTTCTGGGATGTTGATGACAACCGTTACATTGATTATCTGGCCGCTTACGGTCCGATTGTTACAGGACATGCCCACCCTCATATTACGCAGGCAATTACAGAAGCTGCAGCCAATGGAGTACTGTACGGTACCCCGACTGAATTAGAGATCAAGCTTGCCAAAATGCTGAAGGAAGCCATTCCTTCCATGGATAAAGTACGCTTTGTTAACTCTGGTACAGAGGCGGTCATGACTACAATTCGGGTAGCTCGTGCCTACACCAAACGCAACAAGATCGTAAAATTCGCCGGATGTTACCATGGTCACTCGGATCTGGTGCTTGTGGCGGCCGGTTCTGGCCCGTCCACGCTGGGTATCCCGGATAGTGCCGGCATTCCCACCAGTATTGCACAAGAGGTCATCACGGTGCCTTACAATGACCTGGATAGCCTCAAAGCTGCACTGGAGCACTGGGGTGATGATGTTGCCGCGGTCATGGTTGAACCGATCGTTGGCAACTTCGGTATGGTTATGCCGGAACCCGGCTTCCTGGAAGGTCTCTGTGCCATGACACGCGCCAACGGCTCACTGGTTATCTATGACGAGGTGATTACGGCTTTCCGTTTCCATTACGGTTCCACGCAGACGTATGCCGGGCTCGATAATCATGCGGAGATTGAACCGGATCTGACGGCTCTTGGTAAAATTATTGGTGGCGGCCTGCCCATCGGTGCTTACGGCGGACGCAAACACGTTATGGAGCAGGTTGCTCCGCTCGGACCTGCTTATCAAGCGGGAACGATGGCTGGTAACCCTGCATCCATCTCGGCGGGTATCGCATGTCTGGAGGTCCTGCAAGGCGCAGGTGTATACGAGGAGATGGAACGCCTTGCTATCGACCTGACAGCAGGTCTGCAAGCTTCTGCTGACCGTCATGGGATTGCACTGACAATCAACCGGATTCGCGGTGCATTCTCCACCCATTTCTGTGATCACCCCGTGACGAACTACGATCATGCTCAAGATACAGACGGGGAACGCTTCGCTTCCTTCTTCCGTCACATGCTGGACCGTGGCATTAACCTCGCTCCGTCCAAGTACGAAGCTTGGTTCCTGACTACGGCTCATACAGACGAGGATGTTCAGGCTACATTGGAAGCCGCAGAAGCTTCCTTCAAGGCGATGGCTCAGGAATAA
- a CDS encoding LCP family protein: MTRKTKRTIWISLAAFVLIVGGAAAYYFGSILNQLDGLAKDGDESPFAGIENVEKVNTPDPPKWEGTETVNILVMGVDARGLKKGEVPRSDSMMVVSLDPLTKKINLFSILRDTYVDIDGYGKERINTAITHGPNAAMQAAGDLLGIPVQYYVYTDFQGFIKLVDAVGGVDFNVEKDMHYTSKADNNEYDIDLKKGYQHLDGETALMYVRFRHDAMSDFARSERQRELLKAVTAKMQSTTTIAKLPAILEQVNPYVDTNLTLSDMWKLGGLGYQSSMNGSEQIPPMNLLKEERTAGGAQVLTVTNEEKLKQHIQDIIHPPATTDDSTTSTEDKTASGDDQKSEQPAQ; the protein is encoded by the coding sequence ATGACCAGAAAGACGAAGAGAACCATCTGGATTTCTCTTGCCGCCTTCGTGTTAATTGTCGGAGGAGCTGCGGCATACTATTTCGGTTCTATTCTCAATCAGTTGGACGGTTTGGCAAAAGACGGTGACGAATCACCATTCGCCGGTATCGAAAATGTGGAGAAAGTAAATACACCTGACCCACCCAAATGGGAAGGCACAGAGACGGTCAATATTCTCGTTATGGGTGTCGATGCGCGCGGATTGAAAAAAGGTGAAGTTCCCCGCTCCGACAGCATGATGGTCGTATCGCTCGACCCACTTACCAAAAAAATCAATCTGTTCTCCATTCTGCGCGACACATACGTCGATATTGACGGGTATGGTAAAGAGCGGATCAACACTGCCATCACCCATGGCCCGAATGCAGCGATGCAAGCTGCCGGCGACCTGCTCGGCATTCCTGTACAGTATTATGTGTATACGGATTTCCAAGGATTCATCAAATTGGTGGATGCCGTTGGCGGTGTTGATTTTAATGTGGAGAAAGACATGCACTATACAAGTAAAGCAGACAATAACGAATACGATATTGATCTCAAAAAAGGGTATCAGCATCTGGATGGCGAGACAGCTCTCATGTACGTTCGTTTCCGTCATGATGCGATGTCGGATTTCGCTCGTTCCGAGCGTCAGCGTGAATTGCTGAAAGCTGTTACGGCAAAAATGCAGTCCACCACTACCATAGCCAAACTGCCTGCCATTCTGGAACAGGTTAATCCCTACGTAGATACGAATCTGACACTCTCCGATATGTGGAAGCTGGGTGGACTCGGATACCAGAGCAGCATGAACGGCAGTGAGCAGATCCCACCAATGAACCTGTTGAAAGAAGAACGTACAGCAGGTGGTGCGCAAGTATTAACGGTTACAAATGAAGAAAAATTGAAGCAGCATATTCAGGATATTATTCACCCGCCTGCTACAACGGATGATAGTACGACCAGCACCGAAGATAAAACAGCCAGTGGTGACGATCAGAAGTCAGAACAACCGGCTCAGTAA
- a CDS encoding ABC transporter ATP-binding protein, whose product MLAIDVKDLRKSFSVQKSRGGLKGAFQDLFARQYQEVLAVNDISFQIPQGEICGYIGENGAGKSTTIKMLTGILVPTSGQISVGGYVPYQEREKFVQNIGVVFGQRSQLWWDIGVIESFHLLRKVYRVGEVDFRKRLDELVERLQLQDLLSRPVRKLSLGQRMRCELVAALLHNPSIVFLDEPTIGLDIVVKSEIRDFLKDMNKEHGTTILLTTHDLQDIEALCSRVIMLDAGNIIYDGGLDHLKSQWGKEREIRFKFGSAHNMSQMQEWTAALPVRWTVENELSASVWIPLELNVSDVLGRVVGQADITDIQIIEINTDEIVRSIYQSGSAERPEIVGAGKEAVSVS is encoded by the coding sequence ATGCTGGCGATTGATGTCAAAGATTTGCGCAAGTCGTTTAGCGTCCAGAAAAGCCGAGGTGGGCTGAAGGGCGCGTTCCAGGACCTGTTTGCACGTCAATACCAGGAGGTATTGGCTGTAAATGATATTTCATTTCAGATTCCGCAGGGCGAAATATGCGGATATATCGGGGAGAACGGTGCCGGTAAATCAACAACAATCAAGATGTTGACCGGCATTTTGGTGCCTACTTCAGGGCAAATATCGGTTGGTGGATATGTTCCGTATCAGGAACGGGAGAAGTTTGTACAGAATATTGGTGTTGTTTTTGGTCAGCGCAGTCAATTGTGGTGGGATATTGGCGTTATCGAATCCTTCCATTTATTGCGCAAAGTATATCGTGTAGGAGAGGTCGATTTCCGTAAAAGGCTGGATGAACTGGTTGAGCGATTGCAGCTTCAGGACCTGCTAAGTCGTCCGGTGCGGAAGCTCAGTCTTGGTCAGCGTATGCGCTGCGAGTTGGTGGCAGCATTGTTGCACAACCCGAGTATTGTTTTTCTGGATGAACCAACCATTGGTTTGGACATTGTGGTGAAGTCGGAAATTCGGGATTTCTTGAAGGACATGAACAAGGAGCATGGAACAACCATTCTGCTCACAACCCATGATTTGCAGGACATTGAGGCCCTATGTTCCAGGGTGATCATGCTTGATGCGGGTAACATCATCTATGATGGAGGTCTGGATCATCTGAAGTCCCAATGGGGCAAGGAACGGGAAATTCGCTTCAAGTTCGGTTCAGCTCACAACATGAGTCAGATGCAGGAATGGACTGCGGCGTTACCTGTGCGCTGGACGGTTGAGAATGAATTGTCTGCATCCGTATGGATTCCACTGGAATTGAACGTTTCGGATGTACTCGGACGTGTCGTTGGACAAGCCGATATTACCGATATTCAGATTATCGAGATCAACACGGATGAGATTGTGCGCAGTATTTACCAATCCGGTTCCGCCGAGCGTCCCGAGATTGTGGGAGCAGGGAAAGAAGCGGTGAGTGTATCCTAA
- a CDS encoding ABC-2 family transporter protein, whose product MNSAFIDFMRIRFLTMLAYRVNYYSGILIYTLNIGVYYFTWQAIYGSSGELGGFTAAQMTTYIAVSWMARAFYFNNLDREIAADIRDGSIAIQFIRPINYVMVKMMQGLGEGIFRFLLLMIPGMLIAILLFPVELPTAPSAWIGFLVMLFFSFLINSQINVITGLAAFFVENNEGMMRMKRVVVDLFSGLIIPISLYPGWMSAVMKVLPFQAITYLPGSVFTGRVEGTAIWNVLGIQVFWFALLLLPMVLIWRKARKRLFVQGG is encoded by the coding sequence ATGAATAGTGCATTTATTGATTTCATGCGCATCCGTTTTCTAACGATGCTGGCATACCGGGTGAATTATTACTCTGGCATTTTGATATATACGCTGAATATCGGCGTGTATTACTTTACCTGGCAAGCCATTTATGGCAGCAGTGGTGAACTTGGCGGCTTTACGGCAGCACAGATGACAACCTACATCGCTGTATCCTGGATGGCACGTGCCTTTTACTTTAACAACCTGGACCGAGAGATTGCCGCAGACATACGGGATGGCTCCATTGCGATTCAATTCATCAGGCCAATCAATTACGTTATGGTCAAAATGATGCAGGGTCTTGGCGAAGGCATTTTCCGCTTCCTGCTCCTCATGATTCCGGGGATGCTCATTGCCATTCTGCTGTTCCCGGTTGAACTGCCTACGGCGCCGTCGGCGTGGATTGGCTTTCTCGTCATGCTGTTCTTCAGTTTCCTCATTAATTCCCAGATTAATGTGATCACGGGACTGGCGGCATTCTTTGTGGAAAATAATGAAGGCATGATGCGCATGAAACGCGTCGTGGTTGATTTGTTCTCCGGTCTCATCATCCCGATCAGTCTGTATCCAGGCTGGATGTCCGCGGTGATGAAGGTATTGCCTTTTCAGGCCATTACGTATCTGCCCGGTTCGGTCTTCACGGGAAGAGTGGAAGGTACCGCCATCTGGAATGTACTCGGTATTCAGGTGTTCTGGTTTGCCTTGCTGCTACTTCCGATGGTACTGATCTGGCGTAAGGCGCGCAAGCGTCTGTTCGTGCAAGGGGGATAA